Proteins encoded in a region of the Mycolicibacterium neoaurum genome:
- a CDS encoding crotonase/enoyl-CoA hydratase family protein produces the protein MSVDTLKTPPLKTMTYEVTDRIARITFNRPDKANAIVADTPVELAACVERADLDPNVHVILVSGAGEGFCAGFDLGAYADGSSSPGNDYRGTVLDGKTQAVNHLPDRPWDPMIDYQMMSRFVRGFASLMHCDKPTVVKIHGYCVAGGTDIALHADQVIAASDAKIGYPPMRVWGVPAAGLWAHRLGDQRAKRLLFTGDCITGAQAAEWGLAVEAPEPQNLDERTERLVARIAAMPVNQLIMAKLACNTALLQQGVATSRMVSTVFDGIARHTPEGHAFVADAVENGFREAVRHRDEPLGDHGRRASGV, from the coding sequence ATGAGCGTCGACACGCTGAAGACCCCGCCGTTGAAGACGATGACCTACGAGGTGACCGACCGCATCGCCCGGATCACCTTCAACCGCCCCGACAAGGCCAACGCCATCGTCGCCGACACCCCGGTGGAGTTGGCGGCCTGCGTGGAGCGCGCCGACCTCGACCCGAACGTGCATGTGATCCTGGTTTCCGGTGCGGGAGAAGGGTTCTGCGCGGGCTTCGATCTGGGAGCCTATGCCGACGGATCATCCTCACCGGGCAACGACTACCGCGGCACGGTGCTGGACGGCAAGACCCAGGCCGTCAACCACCTGCCCGACCGGCCCTGGGATCCGATGATCGACTATCAGATGATGAGCCGGTTCGTCCGCGGCTTCGCCAGCCTGATGCACTGTGACAAGCCGACGGTCGTCAAGATCCACGGCTACTGCGTGGCCGGCGGCACCGATATCGCGTTGCACGCCGATCAGGTCATCGCGGCATCGGACGCCAAGATCGGCTACCCGCCGATGCGGGTATGGGGTGTTCCCGCGGCTGGGCTGTGGGCGCACCGCCTCGGTGACCAGCGCGCGAAAAGACTGCTGTTCACCGGGGATTGCATCACCGGAGCGCAGGCCGCCGAATGGGGGTTGGCAGTGGAGGCGCCCGAGCCGCAGAACCTCGACGAGCGGACCGAACGGCTGGTCGCGCGCATCGCGGCCATGCCGGTCAATCAGCTCATCATGGCCAAACTCGCCTGCAACACCGCACTGTTGCAACAGGGGGTCGCCACCAGCAGGATGGTCAGCACCGTCTTCGACGGTATCGCCAGGCACACCCCGGAGGGGCATGCCTTCGTCGCCGACGCCGTCGAGAACGGTTTTCGGGAGGCGGTCCGCCACCGTGACGAGCCGCTCGGCGACCACGGTCGCCGCGCGTCCGGAGTCTGA
- a CDS encoding PaaX family transcriptional regulator C-terminal domain-containing protein, whose amino-acid sequence MRLTARSVVLSVLLGAHPAWASAAELITLTSDFGIRESTLRVALTRMVGTGDLVRSADGYRLSDRLMARQRRQDAAIDPQERPWDGLWTTVVITRVGADARSRAELRNGLAQNRFGELRDGVWLRPDNLQVALPADALARTRVLHSRDDDPAGLVAQLWDLDGWAAEGARLLDEIGSADDVPTRFVAAAAIVRQLLTDPVLPADLLPARWPGEQLRHAYRDFAAELVARRDQKVETI is encoded by the coding sequence ATGCGGCTCACCGCGCGGTCGGTGGTGCTGAGCGTGCTGCTGGGCGCGCACCCGGCGTGGGCATCGGCGGCCGAATTGATCACGCTGACCTCCGATTTCGGCATCCGAGAATCGACGCTGCGGGTGGCGCTGACCCGGATGGTCGGGACCGGGGACCTGGTGCGTTCGGCCGACGGGTATCGGCTCTCGGATCGGCTGATGGCCCGCCAGCGCCGACAGGATGCGGCCATCGACCCGCAGGAACGCCCTTGGGACGGGCTGTGGACGACGGTGGTGATCACTCGGGTGGGTGCCGATGCCCGCAGCCGAGCCGAACTGCGGAACGGGCTGGCGCAGAACCGTTTCGGTGAGTTGCGGGATGGGGTGTGGCTGAGGCCGGACAACCTGCAGGTGGCACTCCCCGCGGACGCACTGGCCCGGACGAGGGTCTTGCACAGTCGTGACGATGATCCTGCCGGTTTGGTGGCGCAGTTGTGGGATCTCGATGGTTGGGCAGCCGAAGGCGCCCGCCTGCTCGATGAGATCGGCAGCGCGGATGACGTACCCACGCGCTTTGTCGCTGCCGCGGCGATCGTGCGTCAGCTACTCACCGACCCGGTCCTGCCCGCCGACCTGTTGCCGGCACGCTGGCCGGGGGAGCAGTTGCGCCACGCCTACCGGGACTTCGCGGCCGAATTGGTCGCGCGACGTGACCAGAAAGTGGAGACGATATGA
- a CDS encoding crotonase/enoyl-CoA hydratase family protein — MSAETGSVRVEHNGPVTTVIMNRPAARNAVDGPTAAELYAAFEEFDADPDAAVAVLCGDNGTFCAGADLKAMGTPRSNRVRPDGPGPMGPTRMVLSKPVIAAVSGYAVAGGLELALWCDLRVVERDAVFGVFCRRWGVPLIDGGTVRLPRLIGHSRAMDLILTGRAVDADEALAIGLANRVVPTGQARAAAEELATQLAALPQGCLRADRLSALHQWGEPEGDAMAFEFDSLQKSSAELLAGAKRFADGAGRHGAQA, encoded by the coding sequence ATGAGCGCGGAGACCGGTTCGGTACGGGTGGAGCACAACGGGCCGGTGACGACGGTGATCATGAACAGACCCGCCGCGCGCAATGCCGTCGACGGGCCGACCGCGGCCGAGCTGTATGCGGCCTTCGAGGAGTTCGACGCCGATCCGGACGCCGCGGTGGCGGTGCTCTGCGGCGACAACGGAACATTCTGTGCCGGAGCCGATCTCAAGGCGATGGGTACGCCACGGAGCAACCGGGTGCGCCCCGACGGCCCCGGGCCGATGGGTCCGACGCGAATGGTGCTGTCCAAACCGGTGATCGCGGCGGTCAGTGGATATGCTGTGGCCGGCGGCCTGGAACTGGCGCTGTGGTGTGACCTGCGCGTGGTCGAACGCGACGCCGTGTTCGGGGTGTTCTGCCGGCGGTGGGGCGTGCCGCTGATCGACGGCGGCACGGTGCGGTTACCGCGGCTGATCGGCCACAGCCGGGCGATGGACCTGATCCTGACCGGGCGCGCGGTGGATGCCGACGAGGCGCTGGCGATCGGGTTGGCCAACCGTGTGGTGCCCACCGGTCAGGCGCGTGCGGCGGCCGAGGAGTTGGCGACCCAACTCGCCGCGCTACCCCAGGGCTGCCTGCGCGCCGACCGGCTCTCGGCGCTGCACCAGTGGGGCGAACCCGAAGGCGACGCAATGGCTTTCGAATTCGACAGCCTGCAGAAGTCGTCGGCCGAACTGCTGGCCGGCGCGAAACGGTTCGCCGACGGAGCGGGCCGGCACGGCGCCCAGGCCTGA
- a CDS encoding DUF3060 domain-containing protein produces the protein MRTQIVGMSTVVLLALGLTACGSGDESGRPSVTAGTSGAQVQIGNTINYGSVGTTADIDCAEGKSLNIGGSNNVLTVKGTCSSVNVGGADNKITLDNVETKISVVGLDNTVVYLAGDPKIEDLGSGNKVDKG, from the coding sequence ATGCGCACTCAGATCGTCGGGATGTCGACGGTGGTTCTGCTCGCACTGGGCTTGACCGCGTGCGGATCCGGTGACGAGTCGGGCCGGCCGTCGGTCACGGCGGGAACATCGGGGGCGCAGGTCCAGATCGGCAACACCATCAATTACGGGTCGGTGGGCACCACCGCCGATATCGACTGCGCCGAGGGCAAGTCGCTGAACATCGGCGGATCCAACAACGTGCTGACAGTCAAGGGCACGTGCTCGAGCGTCAACGTCGGCGGGGCGGACAACAAGATCACGCTGGACAACGTGGAGACCAAGATCAGCGTGGTCGGCCTCGACAACACCGTCGTCTACCTGGCCGGTGACCCGAAGATCGAAGATCTGGGCAGCGGCAACAAGGTTGACAAGGGTTAG
- a CDS encoding M15 family metallopeptidase, whose protein sequence is MNPDLSPAAEAQPAPPVSAAARAVGFIDVRAAVPDALIDLRYATSNNFVGTPLYPPGARCLVHESLAQGLAVAAAQLRAQGLRLVFWDCYRPHDVQVRMFEVVSNPAWVARPGDYSKSHESGRSVDVTTYGPTGLTDMGTDFDSFTPDALAYATDGVSQAAQHNRAVLRAAMAAGGLSVYDGEWWHFDGPGAGSPRPIINVPLG, encoded by the coding sequence GTGAATCCCGATCTGTCCCCGGCGGCCGAAGCGCAACCAGCGCCCCCGGTGTCGGCCGCGGCCCGCGCTGTCGGCTTCATCGACGTCCGCGCCGCGGTGCCCGATGCCCTGATCGATCTGCGCTATGCCACCTCGAACAACTTCGTCGGCACACCGCTGTACCCGCCGGGAGCCCGCTGCCTGGTGCACGAATCCCTGGCACAGGGTTTGGCCGTGGCCGCCGCGCAACTGCGCGCGCAGGGCCTGCGGCTGGTGTTCTGGGACTGCTACCGGCCGCATGATGTGCAGGTACGGATGTTCGAGGTGGTCTCGAATCCGGCGTGGGTGGCACGCCCCGGGGACTACTCCAAGAGCCACGAATCCGGCCGGTCGGTAGATGTCACAACCTACGGCCCGACGGGCTTGACCGATATGGGCACCGATTTCGATTCCTTCACCCCCGACGCGCTGGCGTACGCCACCGACGGTGTGAGCCAGGCCGCACAACACAATCGGGCAGTCCTGCGCGCGGCCATGGCCGCCGGTGGATTGTCGGTGTACGACGGTGAGTGGTGGCATTTCGATGGCCCCGGTGCCGGATCGCCGCGACCGATCATCAACGTGCCGCTCGGCTAG
- a CDS encoding DUF3060 domain-containing protein — translation MASLSVRSRSATAGALAAAMALACAPAADAKNGDTHITGQGVTQTLDCNNATLLVNGTGNTIYAKGSCWAVTLQGSSNIVVADNVVNDITVYGYDQTVIYHNGAPALIDHGRELGMTNRINWAPA, via the coding sequence ATGGCGAGCCTCTCAGTCCGAAGCCGGTCCGCGACCGCGGGTGCCCTTGCCGCAGCCATGGCGTTGGCCTGTGCCCCGGCGGCCGATGCCAAGAATGGCGACACCCACATCACCGGTCAGGGCGTCACCCAGACGTTGGACTGCAACAACGCGACGTTGCTTGTCAATGGCACCGGCAACACCATCTATGCCAAGGGCAGCTGCTGGGCGGTGACGCTGCAGGGATCGTCGAACATCGTCGTCGCCGACAACGTCGTCAACGACATCACCGTCTACGGGTACGACCAGACCGTCATCTACCACAACGGCGCGCCCGCACTGATCGATCACGGCCGCGAGCTGGGGATGACCAACCGGATCAACTGGGCGCCTGCCTGA
- a CDS encoding TetR/AcrR family transcriptional regulator, whose amino-acid sequence MATRATKLSRDAIVSAALAFLDREGWDALTINALATQLGTKGPSLYNHVQSLEDLRRTVRMHVIQDIIGMLRAVGEGRTRDDAVVTMASAYRSYAHHHPGRYSAFTRMPLGGDDPEYTAAAREAAGPVLAALASYGLAGDNAFYAALEFWSALHGFVLLEMTGVMDNIDTDAVFTDMVLRLAAGMQQREPQPGLR is encoded by the coding sequence ATGGCAACGCGGGCGACCAAACTGAGCCGCGACGCCATCGTCAGCGCCGCGCTGGCGTTCCTGGACCGGGAGGGCTGGGACGCGTTGACCATCAACGCGCTGGCAACCCAGCTCGGCACAAAGGGCCCGTCGCTCTACAACCACGTGCAGAGCCTGGAGGACCTGCGCCGAACAGTGCGTATGCACGTGATTCAGGACATCATCGGCATGTTGCGAGCCGTCGGGGAGGGGCGCACCCGCGACGACGCGGTGGTCACCATGGCCAGCGCCTACCGCAGTTATGCCCACCACCATCCGGGGCGGTACTCGGCGTTCACCAGGATGCCGCTGGGTGGCGACGATCCGGAGTACACCGCCGCGGCCAGAGAGGCCGCGGGGCCGGTGCTCGCCGCCCTGGCGTCCTACGGGTTGGCCGGCGATAACGCGTTCTATGCGGCCCTGGAATTCTGGTCGGCCCTGCACGGATTCGTCCTGCTGGAGATGACCGGGGTGATGGACAATATCGACACCGACGCGGTCTTCACCGATATGGTCTTGCGGCTCGCGGCGGGCATGCAACAGCGGGAGCCGCAGCCGGGGCTCCGGTAG
- the rpsL gene encoding 30S ribosomal protein S12 yields the protein MPTINQLVRKGRRDKVAKVKTAALKGSPQRRGVCTRVYTTTPKKPNSALRKVARVRLTSAVEVTAYIPGEGHNLQEHSMVLVRGGRVKDLPGVRYKIIRGSLDTQGVKNRKQARSRYGAKKEKS from the coding sequence ATGCCAACCATCAACCAGCTGGTCCGCAAGGGTCGCCGCGACAAGGTCGCCAAGGTCAAGACCGCGGCCCTCAAGGGCAGTCCGCAGCGTCGCGGCGTGTGCACTCGCGTGTACACCACCACTCCGAAGAAGCCGAACTCGGCGCTTCGTAAGGTCGCCCGCGTTCGCCTGACCAGCGCGGTCGAGGTCACGGCCTATATCCCCGGTGAGGGCCACAACCTGCAGGAGCACTCGATGGTGCTGGTCCGCGGCGGTCGTGTGAAGGACCTCCCGGGTGTGCGCTACAAGATCATCCGCGGCTCGCTGGACACCCAGGGTGTCAAGAACCGCAAGCAAGCACGTAGCCGTTACGGCGCCAAGAAGGAGAAGAGCTGA
- the rpsG gene encoding 30S ribosomal protein S7, translated as MPRKGPAPKRPLVNDPVYGSQLVTQLVNKVLLDGKKSLAERIVYGALEQARDKTGTDPVVTLKRALDNVKPALEVRSRRVGGATYQVPVEVRPDRSTTLALRWLVSFSKARREKTMVERLANEILDASNGLGAAVKRREDTHKMAEANRAFAHYRW; from the coding sequence ATGCCGCGCAAGGGCCCCGCGCCGAAGCGTCCGTTGGTCAACGACCCCGTCTACGGGTCGCAGCTGGTCACCCAGCTGGTCAACAAGGTGCTGCTGGACGGTAAGAAGTCGCTCGCCGAGCGCATCGTCTACGGCGCCCTCGAGCAGGCTCGGGACAAGACCGGCACCGATCCCGTCGTCACCCTCAAGCGCGCGCTCGACAACGTCAAGCCCGCCCTCGAGGTGCGCAGCCGCCGTGTCGGTGGCGCCACCTACCAGGTGCCCGTCGAGGTCCGCCCGGATCGCTCGACCACGCTGGCGCTGCGCTGGCTGGTGAGCTTCTCCAAGGCTCGTCGCGAGAAGACCATGGTCGAGCGCCTTGCCAACGAGATCCTTGATGCGAGCAACGGCCTCGGCGCCGCGGTGAAGCGTCGCGAGGACACGCACAAGATGGCCGAAGCAAACCGGGCCTTCGCGCACTACCGCTGGTGA